One window from the genome of Penaeus vannamei isolate JL-2024 unplaced genomic scaffold, ASM4276789v1 unanchor678, whole genome shotgun sequence encodes:
- the LOC113810219 gene encoding crustacyanin-A2 subunit has product MLLRAVALAAVALSVPGGLCSPAKEISFGQCPEITLKQDFVLDPYLGLWYEQQRFDNGFEMGLDCANARYTDLGDGTFGLHNSGRKAEDLFAESFAIGYVHAPGHIIAKFEGHDPVNYFVLDTDYDTFAAVYNCVQLGELRYEYAWMFTRETSASEDLIAKIHQVFVDNGVDVSLFQVTNQGPDCVYIP; this is encoded by the exons ATGCTGTTACGAGCTGTGGCACTGGCGGCAGTGGCCCTCTCAGTGCCAGGGGGCCTCTGCTCACCCGCCAAGGAAATTAGCTTTGGTCAATGTCCTGAAATTACCCTTAAGCAGGATTTCGTTCTGGATCCG TACCTTGGCCTGTGGTACGAACAGCAGAGATTCGACAACGGCTTCGAAATGGGTCTCGACTGTGCCAATGCTCGGTACACTGACCTGG GCGATGGCACCTTCGGGCTCCACAACTCCGGCAGGAAGGCAGAAGACCTCTTCGCTGAATCCTTCGCCATAGGATACGTCCACGCCCCGGGCCACATCATCGCTAAATTCGAAGGAC ATGACCCTGTCAATTACTTCGTTCTTGACACTGACTACGACACCTTCGCCGCTGTCTACAACTGTGTCCAATTAGGCGAACTCAGG TACGAATACGCGTGGATGTTCACCAGAGAGACCAGCGCGTCTGAGGATCTCATTGCCAAGATCCACCAGGTGTTTGTGGATAACGGGGTGGATGTCAGCCTCTTCCAGGTGACCAACCAGGGACCCGATTGCGTCTATATTCCTTAA